The following proteins come from a genomic window of Aequorivita marisscotiae:
- a CDS encoding SCO family protein, giving the protein MINKLKYIFIAASLVAISCNNTAKDTEATAENATEQATDNAISDMSIYNLPSNWTTQDGNEIELKELKGKVLAMVMIYTSCQAACPRLVADMRNIEKQIPEDKIDDVQFVFVSIDPKTDTPERLTEFALENKMEDDKWLFLRGTEDDTREFAAVLAVNYKKISPMDFSHSNIISVFNQAGELAHQQEGLGVDNKETVQAIIDLAK; this is encoded by the coding sequence ATGATAAACAAACTCAAATATATTTTTATTGCAGCCTCATTGGTTGCAATTTCGTGTAATAATACTGCAAAAGACACCGAAGCAACTGCTGAAAATGCCACTGAGCAAGCAACAGATAATGCTATCTCCGATATGTCTATCTATAATCTTCCGTCTAACTGGACTACCCAGGATGGCAACGAAATTGAACTAAAAGAGTTAAAAGGAAAAGTATTGGCAATGGTTATGATTTATACCTCCTGCCAAGCGGCTTGCCCCAGATTGGTTGCCGATATGCGAAACATTGAAAAACAAATTCCAGAAGATAAAATTGATGATGTCCAGTTCGTTTTTGTAAGTATCGATCCAAAAACCGATACGCCCGAACGACTAACAGAATTTGCCTTAGAAAACAAAATGGAAGATGACAAATGGCTATTTCTGCGTGGTACCGAAGACGATACTCGCGAATTTGCTGCAGTATTGGCCGTAAACTACAAAAAAATATCGCCAATGGATTTCTCCCATTCAAACATCATTAGTGTTTTTAATCAAGCGGGCGAACTGGCACATCAACAAGAAGGATTGGGCGTAGATAATAAAGAAACAGTTCAAGCTATTATTGATTTAGCTAAATAA
- a CDS encoding pirin family protein encodes MKTIYHKADSRGHANHGWLNSYHTFSFANYYNPERMNFGVLRVLNDDTVSGNMGFGTHPHKDMEIVSIPLEGDLKHKDNMGNETIIKAGDIQVMSAGTGVMHSEYNNDPDKPVKFLQIWVIPNKMNVTPRYGQINAAANAKPNDFQQIVSPNKDDDGVWIHQDAWFHLAKFENGISKEYSLKKEGNGVYVFILEGKAKIGEQILERRDGLGISNTNSFKIETLENSEILIMEVPLRI; translated from the coding sequence ATGAAAACCATTTATCATAAAGCAGACAGCAGAGGCCACGCCAATCACGGTTGGTTAAATTCCTATCACACCTTTAGTTTTGCGAATTATTACAATCCGGAACGTATGAACTTCGGCGTATTACGCGTTCTGAATGACGATACGGTTTCAGGAAATATGGGGTTTGGCACCCATCCGCATAAAGACATGGAAATTGTTTCCATACCCTTGGAAGGCGATCTGAAGCACAAAGACAATATGGGCAACGAAACCATCATAAAGGCTGGCGACATCCAAGTTATGAGCGCCGGCACCGGAGTGATGCACTCCGAATACAATAACGACCCCGACAAGCCCGTAAAGTTTCTGCAGATTTGGGTAATTCCAAATAAAATGAACGTTACGCCACGCTACGGACAAATAAATGCCGCAGCCAATGCCAAACCGAATGACTTTCAACAGATCGTTTCACCCAATAAGGATGATGATGGAGTTTGGATACATCAAGATGCGTGGTTTCATTTGGCAAAATTTGAAAACGGAATATCAAAGGAATATTCCCTGAAAAAGGAAGGAAACGGCGTATATGTTTTTATTCTTGAGGGAAAGGCAAAAATTGGCGAGCAAATTTTGGAAAGAAGGGACGGTCTCGGTATTAGCAATACCAATTCATTCAAAATTGAAACGCTTGAAAATTCCGAAATACTTATAATGGAAGTTCCGCTACGAATTTGA
- a CDS encoding CcoQ/FixQ family Cbb3-type cytochrome c oxidase assembly chaperone translates to MLKFIKGNLENIDNVQIYPMISLLIFFFFFVALFYWVITAKKDHITEVSNIPLEDDTKYQNDEIL, encoded by the coding sequence ATGCTGAAATTTATAAAAGGAAACCTTGAAAATATTGATAATGTTCAGATTTATCCAATGATTTCACTTTTAATATTCTTCTTCTTTTTTGTTGCCCTTTTTTACTGGGTAATTACGGCGAAGAAAGATCATATTACTGAGGTGAGCAATATTCCGTTGGAAGACGATACTAAGTATCAAAATGATGAAATATTATGA
- a CDS encoding FixH family protein, with the protein MKMNWGTGLAIWLALFIVFILYFVIRISTEDKYDYDLVTEEYYQKEMIFQQEFDAEENANSLEGSITGEKIAEGWMLTFPKNIDYTKIKGTVFLYRPSNKNLDFQLPLELTSEKLLIPDKRLLAGRWNTIVKWSYEGEAYLYKRKIVY; encoded by the coding sequence ATGAAGATGAATTGGGGTACGGGATTGGCAATTTGGTTGGCACTTTTTATAGTGTTTATTCTGTATTTTGTTATAAGAATAAGTACCGAAGATAAATACGATTACGATTTGGTAACCGAAGAATACTACCAAAAAGAAATGATTTTCCAACAAGAATTTGACGCAGAAGAGAATGCCAATTCCTTGGAAGGATCTATTACAGGCGAAAAAATTGCCGAAGGATGGATGCTTACATTTCCGAAGAATATAGATTACACAAAAATAAAGGGCACTGTATTTTTATACAGGCCGTCTAATAAAAATTTGGATTTTCAACTTCCGTTGGAATTAACGAGCGAAAAATTATTAATTCCAGATAAACGCCTTCTTGCCGGACGGTGGAATACGATTGTAAAATGGAGCTACGAAGGGGAAGCATATTTGTATAAAAGGAAAATTGTATATTAA
- a CDS encoding GNAT family N-acetyltransferase — MTKIEREDNGKKGRFIIYENDAFAGEMTFTWAGKNKFIIDHTGVEEAFGGKGLAKQLVMAGVDYARTNDLKIIPLCPYAKKTFDRDDSLSDVLA, encoded by the coding sequence ATGACAAAAATAGAACGGGAAGACAACGGAAAGAAAGGACGCTTTATAATTTATGAAAACGATGCTTTTGCTGGTGAAATGACTTTCACCTGGGCGGGAAAGAATAAATTCATTATCGACCATACAGGCGTAGAGGAAGCGTTTGGCGGAAAAGGCCTTGCCAAGCAACTGGTTATGGCAGGCGTAGATTACGCGCGGACGAACGATTTAAAGATCATTCCACTGTGCCCATATGCAAAGAAAACTTTCGACAGAGATGATAGTCTTTCAGACGTTTTGGCATAA
- a CDS encoding alginate export family protein, which produces MKVLKSLLPLILFCTVSSVYSQFTIDAELRPRFEYRHGYKTLFPDNTDPAAFVSQRTRLNFDFKSEKLHLFLSPQDVRVWGDVPQLNVADENGFSLHQAWGEFVLVSDLSLKIGRQEIVYDDQRFLGNVGWAQQGRSHDAAVFKYEPTAVKLHVGAAYNQDAEALTGNILTKNTYKSLQYAWFHKDWKNLNASFLFLNNGLQFIDEIEPAKSETRYSQTAGLHLKTAIANFNFSSNLYYQFGKDVLNNSLEAYLISLEALYSANENLNVGLGGELLSGNDYGSPANGKNKAFNPLYGTNHKFNGYMDYFYVGNHLNTVGLVDLYGNVKYNLSTKSKLQIAFHQFFSAADLKNNDSKNLGFEIDLVTSFKLSEFTNIQAGYSQFFTSNGIEMVKNNYDNNTNNWAWVMVTINPNLFTWQKNNTETTNK; this is translated from the coding sequence ATGAAAGTTTTAAAATCCCTGCTTCCGCTAATTCTATTTTGTACAGTATCCTCCGTTTATTCACAATTTACGATAGATGCAGAGCTAAGACCACGTTTTGAATACAGACACGGATACAAAACACTTTTTCCCGATAATACGGATCCAGCGGCCTTTGTATCGCAGCGAACAAGATTAAACTTTGATTTTAAATCGGAAAAACTTCATTTGTTTTTAAGTCCACAGGATGTGCGGGTTTGGGGCGATGTTCCCCAATTAAACGTTGCCGATGAAAATGGATTTTCACTTCACCAAGCCTGGGGCGAATTTGTCTTGGTTTCAGATCTATCATTAAAAATTGGCCGGCAAGAAATTGTTTACGACGATCAACGATTTTTAGGAAACGTAGGGTGGGCGCAACAAGGCCGAAGCCACGATGCCGCAGTATTTAAATACGAACCAACTGCAGTTAAATTGCATGTTGGCGCCGCTTACAATCAAGATGCCGAAGCATTAACGGGTAACATTCTCACCAAAAACACCTATAAAAGTTTGCAGTATGCATGGTTTCATAAAGATTGGAAAAACCTAAATGCCAGTTTCCTATTTTTAAACAACGGACTACAATTTATAGACGAAATTGAACCGGCCAAGAGCGAAACCAGATACAGCCAAACGGCAGGATTACATTTAAAAACAGCTATCGCCAATTTCAACTTTAGCTCTAATCTGTATTATCAATTTGGGAAAGATGTTTTGAATAATTCGCTTGAAGCTTATTTAATATCTTTGGAAGCTTTATATTCGGCCAACGAAAACCTAAATGTTGGTTTAGGAGGCGAATTACTTAGCGGTAACGATTACGGAAGTCCGGCAAATGGAAAAAATAAGGCGTTTAACCCACTCTATGGTACAAATCATAAATTTAATGGGTATATGGATTATTTTTATGTGGGCAACCACTTAAATACTGTTGGTTTGGTAGATTTATACGGAAATGTAAAGTATAACTTAAGTACAAAATCGAAGCTCCAAATTGCATTCCATCAATTTTTCAGTGCAGCCGATTTGAAGAATAATGATTCAAAAAATTTGGGTTTTGAAATAGATTTAGTAACTTCATTTAAATTGAGTGAATTTACAAATATTCAGGCAGGATATTCACAATTTTTTACATCAAATGGAATTGAAATGGTAAAAAATAATTACGATAACAACACAAACAACTGGGCATGGGTAATGGTTACAATTAACCCTAATCTATTCACCTGGCAAAAAAATAATACAGAAACAACCAATAAATAA
- a CDS encoding formylglycine-generating enzyme family protein, which translates to MKYYSTALFLLLSLFCKLSAQNDKMAMVEGGVYLPLYGAEGKTVKVEPFLMDVHPVTNADYLKFVQENPKWKKSNVKSLFADKSYLSKWTDDTTFTGLKDAPVNNVSWFAAKNYCECQGKRLPTMDEWEYAAMANENVPDARKIKAYNQYILNWYETPKTFNQPVGSTFKNYYGIYDLHGLVWEWTQDFNTVLISGESRKDVDKDANLFCGSAAIGASDLMNYAAFMRYAFRGSMKARYSSQNLGFRCAKDIEN; encoded by the coding sequence ATGAAATATTATAGCACCGCCCTCTTCTTACTCCTTTCATTATTTTGTAAGCTATCAGCTCAGAATGATAAAATGGCTATGGTTGAAGGCGGTGTTTATTTACCACTTTACGGTGCCGAAGGTAAAACTGTAAAAGTAGAGCCGTTTTTAATGGATGTACATCCTGTTACCAATGCCGATTATTTAAAATTTGTACAGGAAAATCCAAAATGGAAAAAGAGTAACGTAAAAAGTTTATTTGCAGACAAAAGCTATTTATCTAAGTGGACAGACGATACAACTTTTACCGGACTTAAAGATGCTCCTGTAAACAATGTTTCTTGGTTTGCAGCAAAAAATTACTGCGAGTGTCAAGGCAAACGTTTACCTACAATGGATGAATGGGAATATGCCGCAATGGCCAATGAAAATGTACCGGATGCTCGTAAAATAAAAGCTTATAACCAATATATTTTAAACTGGTACGAAACTCCAAAAACCTTTAACCAACCCGTTGGTTCTACTTTTAAAAATTATTATGGCATTTATGACCTTCACGGTTTGGTATGGGAATGGACACAAGATTTCAACACGGTTCTTATCTCTGGCGAATCTAGAAAAGATGTAGATAAAGATGCTAACCTCTTCTGTGGAAGCGCAGCTATTGGTGCTTCAGATTTAATGAATTATGCAGCTTTTATGCGTTACGCATTTCGCGGTAGTATGAAAGCCCGCTACAGTTCCCAAAATTTAGGTTTTCGCTGTGCAAAGGATATTGAAAATTAA
- a CDS encoding cbb3-type cytochrome c oxidase N-terminal domain-containing protein, which produces MKTTASYLRVIGFMILAFFLMEFLVDSGKDLAIVKYPIIWAVLVAVLFIAIAFEVIAAALERVLFSGLSPEAKTRFVAAENSREQKRFAWFKRKYHEMLDSKPIAKEQEIVLDHNYDGIRELDNNLPPWWTYLFYATIVFAIGYFVYYQMFDGPTQIDEYEAEVAQAEIAIAEFKKNNKDLVDAETVELLTEASDLAAGKTIYTDNCVACHKDSGGGGIGPNLTDDYWILGGGIKNVFHTISEGGRAGKGMIPWKSELKPNEMAQVASYVISLHGTNPADGKEPEGDLWTGE; this is translated from the coding sequence ATGAAAACCACAGCTTCATATTTAAGAGTCATCGGGTTTATGATTCTCGCTTTTTTTCTAATGGAATTTTTAGTCGATTCCGGAAAAGATTTGGCAATTGTAAAATACCCAATTATTTGGGCGGTTTTAGTAGCAGTTCTTTTTATCGCGATTGCTTTTGAAGTAATAGCAGCAGCCCTAGAACGCGTTTTGTTCTCAGGACTTTCTCCAGAGGCAAAAACACGGTTTGTAGCTGCCGAAAATTCACGCGAACAAAAACGCTTTGCCTGGTTTAAACGAAAGTATCACGAAATGCTAGATTCTAAACCAATAGCAAAAGAGCAAGAAATTGTATTGGATCATAATTACGATGGCATTCGCGAGCTGGACAACAATTTGCCACCGTGGTGGACCTATCTTTTTTATGCAACTATTGTTTTTGCAATAGGCTATTTTGTTTACTATCAAATGTTTGATGGACCCACCCAGATTGATGAATACGAAGCAGAAGTTGCACAAGCAGAAATTGCTATTGCCGAGTTTAAGAAAAACAATAAAGACTTAGTAGATGCAGAAACCGTTGAACTGCTAACAGAAGCTTCAGATCTTGCTGCAGGTAAAACAATATATACAGATAATTGTGTAGCTTGCCATAAAGACAGTGGTGGCGGCGGTATTGGCCCAAACCTTACAGACGATTACTGGATTTTGGGCGGGGGCATTAAAAATGTTTTCCATACCATTAGTGAGGGAGGACGCGCCGGAAAAGGTATGATTCCTTGGAAATCTGAATTAAAACCAAACGAAATGGCACAAGTAGCCAGTTATGTTATCTCCTTACACGGAACCAATCCGGCAGATGGCAAAGAGCCTGAAGGCGATTTGTGGACCGGAGAATAA
- the hemN gene encoding oxygen-independent coproporphyrinogen III oxidase, whose protein sequence is MQNSLVSKYNVAGPRYTSYPTVPYWNNEGFSLNEWKKGVIRSFSESNSKEGISLYIHLPFCESLCTFCGCNKRITKNHNVETPYLESVLNEWQLYLKLFTERPIIKELHLGGGTPTFFSADNLKLLLKGIFRDATIAENPSFSFEGHPNNTKGDHLQTLYDCGFTRVSYGVQDYNPTVQVAIHRLQPFVNVKNVTNTAREIGYTSVGHDLIFGLPFQKIEHVIYSIEKTKELMPDRIAFYSYAHVPWIKGNGQRGFKEADLPSAAEKREMYETGKKMLEEAGYVEIGMDHFALKSDSLYKAVEEKKLHRNFMGYTDSKTQFMLGLGVSAIGDSWYSFGQNVKNVEEYQDLVAQNIIPVYRGHILNEEDLLIRKHILNMMCKLETSWEETSLQFKELPEVLSKLKEMEDDGLIVIGAKKLQITEKGRPYVRNVCMAFDVLLQRNQPETQLFSMTV, encoded by the coding sequence ATGCAAAACAGTTTAGTTTCAAAATATAATGTCGCGGGCCCAAGATACACCAGCTATCCAACGGTTCCCTATTGGAATAACGAAGGTTTTTCCCTGAATGAATGGAAAAAAGGGGTAATCCGGAGTTTTTCGGAGAGCAACTCCAAAGAAGGCATAAGTCTATATATTCACCTGCCCTTCTGCGAAAGCCTTTGTACTTTTTGCGGTTGCAACAAACGTATTACCAAAAATCACAATGTAGAAACACCCTATTTGGAATCTGTCTTAAACGAATGGCAACTATATTTAAAACTATTTACCGAACGTCCAATTATAAAAGAATTACATCTCGGCGGGGGTACTCCAACCTTCTTTTCCGCAGATAATTTAAAGCTGCTTTTAAAAGGAATATTTAGAGATGCTACCATTGCCGAAAACCCTTCATTTAGTTTTGAAGGGCATCCCAATAACACAAAAGGCGACCATCTACAAACATTGTATGACTGTGGCTTTACCCGGGTAAGTTACGGGGTGCAGGACTACAACCCCACCGTTCAAGTAGCCATTCATAGGCTTCAGCCATTTGTAAATGTGAAAAACGTAACCAATACTGCACGCGAAATTGGCTATACTTCGGTAGGGCACGATCTTATTTTTGGGCTTCCCTTTCAGAAAATTGAACACGTTATTTATTCCATTGAAAAAACCAAGGAATTAATGCCAGACCGTATTGCTTTCTATAGCTACGCACACGTTCCGTGGATAAAAGGCAACGGACAAAGAGGCTTTAAAGAAGCCGATTTGCCCAGTGCCGCAGAAAAACGCGAAATGTACGAAACTGGCAAAAAAATGCTGGAAGAAGCAGGTTATGTAGAAATTGGTATGGATCATTTCGCCCTAAAATCCGATAGCTTATATAAAGCTGTGGAAGAAAAAAAGTTACACCGAAACTTTATGGGTTACACAGATAGCAAAACGCAATTTATGCTCGGACTTGGCGTATCGGCTATTGGCGATAGTTGGTACAGTTTTGGCCAAAATGTAAAAAATGTTGAAGAATATCAAGATTTAGTGGCACAAAATATTATTCCCGTGTATCGCGGACATATTTTAAATGAAGAAGATTTGTTGATCCGCAAGCATATTTTGAATATGATGTGCAAACTAGAAACGTCATGGGAAGAAACCTCGCTTCAATTTAAAGAATTGCCCGAAGTTCTCTCCAAACTAAAGGAAATGGAAGATGATGGCTTAATAGTAATCGGTGCCAAAAAACTTCAAATTACCGAAAAAGGACGACCCTACGTACGTAATGTCTGTATGGCATTCGATGTGCTTCTGCAACGCAATCAACCTGAAACGCAATTGTTTTCAATGACGGTTTAG
- the ccoG gene encoding cytochrome c oxidase accessory protein CcoG: MDTPENERFRDSIGTMTEEGKRAWVYPKKPSGKLYQYRKYVSYILLAFLFIAPFVKINGNQFLLFNVLERRFNIFGFPFWPQDFYLFVIMMIIGVVFIIFFTAAFGRIFCGWICPQTIFMEMVFRRIEYWIDGDRGAQIRLDKAPWNAEKIRKRVLKWFIFFVISFAIANIFLAYFIGSDRLIQYVFEGPLEHVSTLISLLIFTGVFYFVFAWFREQVCIIACPYGRLQGVLLDTKSIVVAYDHKRGEKEVGRAKFKKNEDREASGKGDCIDCFQCVNVCPTGIDIRNGTQLECINCTACIDECDSIMEAVNLPKGLIRYASEENIEKKAPFKFTPRLKGYTAVLVILIGVLSGLLFLRSDVEANILRLPGQLYEHKDGNIISNVFTYKLLNKTTKDIEDIHFKLKSPKGTIQTVKHGAIVVPAQDLAQGTLFIEINNSALSGDKNRAVIEVYSGENLIETTSVTFLGPRSFK, encoded by the coding sequence GTGGATACCCCAGAAAACGAACGTTTCAGAGATAGTATTGGCACAATGACCGAAGAAGGCAAAAGGGCTTGGGTGTACCCCAAGAAACCTTCAGGTAAATTGTATCAATACAGAAAATATGTAAGTTATATTTTACTTGCATTTCTCTTTATTGCGCCATTTGTAAAAATAAACGGCAATCAGTTTTTGCTATTTAATGTCTTGGAGCGACGTTTTAATATTTTTGGCTTTCCTTTTTGGCCGCAAGATTTTTATCTGTTTGTTATAATGATGATCATTGGGGTGGTCTTTATTATTTTCTTTACAGCGGCTTTTGGCCGAATTTTTTGTGGGTGGATCTGCCCCCAAACAATTTTTATGGAAATGGTTTTCCGAAGAATTGAATATTGGATTGATGGTGATAGAGGTGCACAAATACGTTTAGATAAAGCTCCGTGGAATGCCGAGAAAATCAGGAAACGCGTATTAAAATGGTTTATTTTCTTTGTTATTTCGTTTGCCATCGCAAATATTTTTCTCGCTTATTTTATCGGGAGCGACCGGTTAATTCAATATGTTTTTGAAGGGCCGTTAGAGCATGTAAGTACGCTTATTTCACTATTGATTTTTACAGGAGTATTCTATTTTGTCTTTGCCTGGTTTCGCGAGCAAGTATGTATAATTGCTTGTCCGTACGGTAGGTTACAAGGGGTTTTGTTAGACACTAAATCTATTGTGGTGGCTTATGACCATAAACGAGGCGAAAAGGAAGTGGGGCGTGCCAAATTTAAAAAGAATGAAGATCGGGAGGCTTCGGGAAAAGGAGATTGTATAGATTGTTTTCAGTGTGTAAATGTTTGCCCAACGGGAATTGATATTCGCAATGGAACACAATTGGAATGTATAAACTGTACCGCTTGTATTGATGAGTGCGACAGTATTATGGAAGCGGTAAACTTGCCAAAGGGATTAATCCGATATGCGAGCGAAGAGAATATTGAAAAAAAGGCACCATTTAAATTTACGCCACGTCTAAAGGGTTATACGGCAGTATTAGTTATTTTAATTGGTGTTTTATCCGGACTTTTATTTTTAAGAAGTGATGTTGAAGCAAACATTTTGCGTCTTCCCGGACAGTTGTACGAGCACAAAGACGGCAATATTATCAGCAATGTTTTCACCTATAAATTGTTGAATAAAACCACTAAGGATATTGAGGATATTCACTTTAAATTGAAATCGCCTAAGGGTACAATTCAAACTGTAAAACACGGTGCAATTGTGGTGCCAGCGCAAGATTTGGCACAAGGAACCCTATTTATTGAAATAAATAATTCGGCTTTAAGCGGCGATAAAAACCGTGCAGTAATAGAAGTTTACAGCGGGGAGAATTTAATTGAAACCACCAGCGTTACATTTTTAGGCCCACGAAGTTTTAAGTAA
- the nirK gene encoding copper-containing nitrite reductase: MKSNIKKFFFTKMLVGIAAIAMLSSCVNDQSSKKYKDAVDIPVNQEMIAELTSPPFVPTPVGKRMAKKLIVDLEIQEREGEMTSGVKYIYWTFGGTVPGSFIRTRVGDEIEFHLKNHPDNKLPHNIDLHAVNGPGGGAESSFVAPGHEKVFSFKVLNPGLYVYHCATAPVGMHIANGMYGLILVEPEGGLEPVDKEYYIMQGDFYTEGKYGERGLQAFDMQKAIDENADYVVFNGHVGAMTGDNAITANVGETVRLFVGNGGPNLVSSFHVIGEIFDKVYVEGGDLVNDNVQTTLIPAGGAAIVEFKVEVPGTFILVDHSIFRAFNKGALGMLKVGGEENEKVFAGEIHDGIYLPEGSVIQSMPSLDRNKEKEEVKALSFEEKMKFGKDKYMATCVACHQGNGQGIPNAFPPLANSDYLNADVDRAIDIVLHGLSGEITVNGKKYNSVMTAQALSDQDVANVLTYVYNSWGNNKTDVTPEMVEAVRNK; the protein is encoded by the coding sequence ATGAAATCAAACATTAAAAAATTCTTCTTTACTAAAATGCTCGTTGGCATAGCTGCTATAGCAATGCTCTCGAGCTGTGTAAACGATCAGTCTAGTAAAAAATACAAGGATGCGGTAGATATTCCTGTAAATCAGGAAATGATTGCAGAACTAACCTCTCCTCCATTCGTGCCAACTCCGGTTGGAAAGCGTATGGCGAAAAAGCTTATTGTCGATTTAGAAATACAGGAACGCGAAGGCGAAATGACCAGCGGTGTTAAATACATATACTGGACTTTTGGGGGAACGGTTCCGGGAAGTTTTATCAGAACCCGTGTTGGTGACGAAATTGAGTTTCACCTTAAAAACCACCCAGATAACAAGCTTCCACACAACATTGACCTTCACGCAGTAAACGGTCCAGGAGGTGGAGCAGAATCATCTTTTGTAGCTCCAGGGCACGAAAAAGTATTCTCCTTTAAAGTGCTTAATCCAGGATTATATGTTTACCACTGTGCAACAGCCCCTGTGGGAATGCACATTGCAAACGGAATGTACGGGCTAATTTTAGTTGAACCTGAAGGCGGACTAGAACCTGTTGATAAAGAATATTACATCATGCAAGGCGATTTCTATACGGAAGGTAAATACGGTGAACGTGGCCTGCAAGCTTTCGATATGCAGAAGGCAATTGATGAAAACGCAGATTACGTTGTATTTAACGGCCACGTAGGTGCTATGACTGGTGATAATGCTATTACTGCTAATGTAGGCGAAACAGTGCGACTGTTTGTGGGTAATGGAGGGCCTAATCTGGTGTCTTCTTTCCACGTAATTGGTGAGATTTTTGACAAAGTATATGTTGAAGGTGGTGATTTGGTAAACGACAATGTACAAACTACCCTAATTCCAGCTGGAGGTGCAGCCATAGTAGAGTTTAAAGTAGAAGTACCTGGAACATTTATTTTAGTAGATCATTCTATTTTTAGAGCTTTTAACAAGGGTGCCCTTGGTATGCTAAAAGTAGGAGGTGAAGAAAACGAAAAAGTGTTTGCCGGCGAAATACACGATGGAATCTACCTGCCTGAAGGAAGTGTAATTCAATCTATGCCAAGCCTTGACAGAAATAAGGAGAAAGAAGAAGTGAAAGCCTTGAGTTTTGAAGAAAAAATGAAATTTGGTAAGGACAAGTATATGGCCACTTGTGTTGCATGTCACCAAGGAAATGGACAAGGTATTCCCAATGCGTTCCCTCCTTTGGCAAACTCAGATTACTTAAATGCTGATGTTGACCGCGCCATTGATATTGTACTTCACGGTTTATCCGGTGAAATTACTGTAAACGGCAAAAAATACAACAGTGTAATGACCGCACAAGCCCTTAGTGACCAAGACGTGGCTAATGTTCTAACCTATGTGTATAATAGTTGGGGCAATAATAAAACTGACGTAACTCCAGAGATGGTTGAAGCCGTTAGAAACAAATAA
- a CDS encoding sulfite exporter TauE/SafE family protein has translation MLYTSLIFGLLGSFHCVGMCGPIAFLLPVDRNNNVKKIGQTFLYHFGRILAYSIIGLAFGLVGKSLNLFGFQQQLSIFIGILMLLVIFIPQKTFNRYNFSKPVFKIISKVKSALGKELKKKTPDTFLTIGLLNGFLPCGLVYMAVFGAIATGDALSGSLYMAIFGIGTIPLMTTAIYLGNFLNAQVRQRVRRAIPVFVVIIGCLFIVRGLGLGIPYISPKPMTETVDANYDCEPMILENK, from the coding sequence ATGTTGTACACCTCACTTATATTTGGATTATTAGGTAGTTTCCATTGTGTGGGAATGTGTGGGCCAATTGCATTTTTATTACCTGTTGATAGAAATAATAATGTAAAAAAAATTGGACAAACATTTCTGTACCATTTTGGCCGAATTTTGGCCTATAGTATTATCGGACTGGCCTTTGGATTGGTTGGTAAAAGTTTAAATTTATTTGGATTTCAGCAGCAGCTTTCAATATTTATTGGAATTTTAATGTTGTTGGTAATTTTTATTCCGCAGAAAACTTTTAATAGATACAACTTTTCTAAACCCGTTTTTAAAATTATTTCAAAAGTAAAGTCCGCTTTAGGGAAGGAACTAAAAAAGAAAACGCCGGATACATTTTTAACCATTGGGCTTTTAAATGGTTTTCTTCCGTGTGGGCTTGTTTATATGGCTGTATTTGGTGCAATTGCTACTGGCGATGCCTTAAGCGGAAGTTTATATATGGCTATATTCGGGATCGGAACAATACCATTAATGACAACTGCCATATATCTTGGAAATTTTTTAAATGCGCAAGTTCGGCAACGCGTACGCCGTGCAATTCCTGTTTTTGTAGTAATAATAGGTTGCCTGTTTATAGTTAGAGGTTTGGGGTTGGGCATCCCGTATATTTCACCAAAACCGATGACCGAGACCGTGGACGCAAATTACGATTGCGAACCCATGATCTTAGAAAATAAATGA